The sequence below is a genomic window from Thalassoroseus pseudoceratinae.
CCGACTCGGGTCCCGTCCTCATTTAAGTCTCCGTACGACAGACCGGGACCGGCTTCGCCAATCCAACCGCAATCGGCTTGGGGCGGTATTGTGTAGCCAAGATGGTTCAAGGCATAGCCAATGCTCATCGCGGTATGCTTAATGCCATCTTCGTTGCCGGTGATGATGCAACCGCCGACCTTGTTGTAGTAGATCGATTGTCCTTTCGCATTCAATTCGCCGGACATAGCGTAGAGTCGCTCGATGAGAATGCGGCAAATTGAACTTTCCTCGCCAAGCCAAAGCGGTGTCCCGACAATGAGAATGTCTGCCGCTTTGACTCGCTCCCAAAGTTGCGGCCATTCATCGGTGTTCCAGCCATGCTGTGTCATGTCGGGATAAATACCCGGCGGGACATCGTGAGCAGCGAGATGAAGATGCTCAACCGCAACTCCATTCTTCCGCAGGATCCCCGCAGAGGCATTCATCAACAACCGGGTATGACTCTCGTCCGCGTTTTTCTTGAGTGATGTGTTGATATACAACGCTGACAAATCTGGCGATCCAGCCATGATTCCTCCGAAACAAGATCAGATTAACGTCTGCAATCTTCGAGGCATGGGCTTTGTTAATCAGTGCTGAATCGCACAAAACACCAACGATTACTTCTCGTCATCCGCGCAGGTCAGAGAATCGAGGTTTGTTGGGTAGTCGATGAGTTCGTTTGATTGGAAGTAGATGCTGATTTCTCGCTCGGCGGCTTCGGGGCCGTCGCTGCCGTGAACGAGGTTCATCTGACGAGACATACCGAAGTCGCCACGGATGGTGCCGGGAGCAGATTCGCGACCGTTGGTTTTGCCCATCATCGTCCGCACCACACTGATGGCTTCCGGGCCTTCGGCAACAATCGCCACAACCGGGCCCGAGGTAATGAACTGTTCCAAGTCGGGATAGAACGGCTTCTCAACGTGTTCGGCGTAGTGTTGCTTCGAGAGTTCCGGCGTGACTTGCAACAATTTGAGCCCGACGATTTTCAGGCCACGCTCCTCGAACCGAGACAGAATCCGACCAGCCAATCGGCGTTCGACGGCATCGGGTTTGATCAAAATCAGCGTGCGTTCCAAAGCCATGATGAACTTCCTTCCAAAAGAGGCGAAATACACAGGGAATGTTTTCGCCTCTTATGAAAAGAAAATGCTCATCGTGCAAGCCGCCGGCTATCAGGATCTCGACTTTTTCAATGCTTATTGCAGCATTGATTGAAAATCGTTGAATAAGTAGCGGCTGTCGTGTGGACCGGCACTGGCTTCGGGGTGGTACTGCACACTGAAAGCCGAATGATTCGTGTGCCGCAAACCGGCGACGGTGTTGTCGTTCAAATTGACGTGCGTGACTTCGACATCATCGGGGAGCGAATCAGCGTCAATCGCGAAACCGTGGTTTTGGCTGGTGATTTCGACACGCCCGGTCTGCTTGTTGAGCACCGGTTGATTTGCCCCGCGATGCCCGAACTTCAATTTGAAAATCGATCCGCCGGAGGCTAACCCCAGCAGTTGATGCCCCAAACAGATTCCGAAGATCGGTTTCTGGCCGAGCAACTCCCGAATGGTGCCGACTGCGTATTCGAGCGGACGAGGATCACCGGGGCCGTTGGAGAGAAAAATCCCATCGGGGTTCAGGCCAAGAATATCGTCCGCCGACATCGTGCCCGGCACCACGGTCACTCGGCAGCCCATGTCGCGGAGA
It includes:
- the ndk gene encoding nucleoside-diphosphate kinase, giving the protein MERTLILIKPDAVERRLAGRILSRFEERGLKIVGLKLLQVTPELSKQHYAEHVEKPFYPDLEQFITSGPVVAIVAEGPEAISVVRTMMGKTNGRESAPGTIRGDFGMSRQMNLVHGSDGPEAAEREISIYFQSNELIDYPTNLDSLTCADDEK
- a CDS encoding flavodoxin family protein, with protein sequence MAGSPDLSALYINTSLKKNADESHTRLLMNASAGILRKNGVAVEHLHLAAHDVPPGIYPDMTQHGWNTDEWPQLWERVKAADILIVGTPLWLGEESSICRILIERLYAMSGELNAKGQSIYYNKVGGCIITGNEDGIKHTAMSIGYALNHLGYTIPPQADCGWIGEAGPGLSYGDLNEDGTRVGFDNDFTQRNTTIMTWNCLHLARMLKDAGGIPNEGNDRNAWKAGERFGFENPTFS